A genomic segment from Janthinobacterium sp. 64 encodes:
- a CDS encoding indolepyruvate ferredoxin oxidoreductase family protein has protein sequence MNAAIKGSSLEPGAHASEISLNDKYTLERGRAFMTGTQALIRLPMLQRERDLKAGLNTAGYITGYRGSPVTSVDMTAIKAKKYLDEHHVKFHPGLNEDLAATAVWGTQQTNLFEDAKYDGVFGMWYGKGPGVDRCGDVFKHANNAGSAKHGGVLVLAGDDHAAKSSSTAHQSDHILNACGIPVLYPSSVQEYIDYGLHAWAMSRYTGLWVSMKCVTDIIESGAAVDFDPDRVQIVLPTDFELPAGGLNIRWPDTVLEQEVRMNSYKWYAALAYARANKLNKIIWDSPKARIGIITAGKSYLDTRQALADLGIDEQTASDIGIRLYKIGMTWPLEADGVHEFAKGLDEILVVEEKRQILEYALKEELYNLKDGERPRVVGKFDDTGEWSNQKGTGHGDWLLPATYELNPAMIARAIASRISRYYAGHPVEQRVKERIAYLEAKENVLKAISVKPDPQKDRTPFFCSGCPHNSSTKVPEGSRALAGIGCHYMVLWMDRETSTFTHMGAEGVTWVGQAPFTNEKHVFTNLGDGTYFHSGILAIRAAVSAKVNITYKILFNDAVAMTGGQEFDGPLSPAIISRQIAAEGVGPIIVVTDEPEKYPSDYAWAEGVTVRHRSELMDVQRELRDMPGVSAMIYDQTCASEKRRRRKRNEYPDPAKRAVINEAVCEGCGDCSVQSNCLSVEPLETELGRKRQINQSSCNKDFSCTTGFCPSFVTVEGGGLKKPKKAAAADKDAPAAPALPTPSIPSTAEPFGILVTGIGGTGVVTVGQILAMAAHVEGKGCSVLDMSGLAQKGGPVMSHVRLADRQQDIHSTRVGTGAADLVIGCDLIVTASRDALSRMGEGRSWAMINSTSSSTAAFVKNPDWQFPGASARMEIEKACGSDHVDFIDAGQIATALMGDSIATNMFMLGYAWQKGKVPLSEAAIMKAIDLNNVSVAFNKAAFNWGRAGAHDAASLVRMTTPAKVVEFKRIDTLDDIIEKRVALLTAYQDRAYAQQYLDFISQVRAAESALNGPHLRLTEAVARYFYKLMAYKDEYEVARLYTDGAFQAKIAAMFEGDIKLKFHLAPPIMAKTDAQGHLIKKEYGPWMLKAFGVLAKMKGLRGTAFDVFGHTAERKTERALILEYRATVGSLLPKLTTAKLAQAVAIASIPEDIRGYGHVKERHLKAAKEKEASLLIAFNAPTPLPPVVAAPVAATVA, from the coding sequence ATGAATGCAGCTATCAAGGGCTCGAGTCTTGAGCCGGGCGCGCACGCGTCCGAAATTTCCCTGAACGACAAATACACCTTGGAGCGTGGCCGCGCCTTCATGACGGGCACGCAGGCGCTGATCCGCCTGCCCATGCTGCAGCGCGAGCGCGACCTGAAGGCTGGCCTGAACACGGCCGGCTACATCACCGGTTATCGCGGTTCGCCCGTGACGTCGGTCGACATGACGGCCATCAAGGCAAAAAAATATCTCGATGAACACCACGTCAAATTCCATCCGGGCCTGAACGAAGACCTGGCCGCCACGGCGGTGTGGGGCACGCAGCAGACGAATCTGTTCGAAGACGCGAAATACGACGGCGTGTTCGGCATGTGGTACGGCAAGGGTCCCGGCGTCGACCGCTGCGGCGACGTGTTCAAGCACGCCAATAATGCCGGTTCCGCCAAGCATGGCGGCGTGCTGGTGCTGGCCGGCGATGACCATGCGGCGAAATCCTCGTCCACGGCGCACCAGTCCGACCATATCCTGAACGCCTGCGGCATTCCCGTGCTGTATCCGTCGTCGGTGCAGGAATACATCGATTACGGCTTGCATGCGTGGGCCATGAGCCGCTACACGGGCTTGTGGGTGTCGATGAAATGCGTGACCGACATCATCGAGTCGGGCGCCGCCGTCGATTTCGACCCGGACCGCGTGCAGATCGTGTTGCCGACCGACTTCGAGCTGCCCGCCGGCGGCCTGAACATCCGCTGGCCCGACACCGTGCTGGAACAAGAAGTACGCATGAATAGCTACAAATGGTATGCGGCGCTGGCGTATGCGCGTGCCAACAAGCTCAATAAAATTATCTGGGACAGCCCGAAGGCGCGCATCGGCATCATCACGGCCGGCAAGTCTTACCTGGACACGCGCCAGGCGCTGGCCGACCTGGGCATCGACGAGCAGACGGCGTCCGACATCGGCATCCGCCTGTACAAGATCGGCATGACCTGGCCGCTGGAAGCGGACGGCGTGCATGAATTTGCCAAGGGTCTCGACGAGATCCTCGTGGTGGAAGAAAAGCGGCAAATCCTCGAATACGCGCTGAAGGAAGAACTCTACAACCTCAAGGATGGCGAGCGTCCGCGCGTGGTCGGCAAGTTCGACGACACGGGCGAATGGAGCAACCAGAAGGGCACCGGTCACGGCGACTGGCTGCTGCCGGCCACGTATGAACTGAACCCGGCCATGATCGCCCGCGCGATTGCCAGCCGCATTTCGCGCTACTACGCGGGCCACCCGGTCGAGCAGCGCGTGAAGGAACGCATCGCCTACCTGGAAGCGAAGGAAAACGTCCTCAAGGCCATCAGCGTGAAACCCGATCCGCAGAAAGACCGCACGCCGTTCTTCTGCTCCGGCTGCCCGCACAACAGTTCCACGAAAGTGCCGGAAGGCTCGCGCGCGCTGGCCGGCATCGGCTGCCACTACATGGTGCTGTGGATGGACCGCGAAACGTCGACTTTTACCCACATGGGCGCCGAAGGCGTCACCTGGGTGGGGCAGGCGCCGTTCACGAATGAAAAGCACGTGTTTACCAACCTTGGCGACGGCACGTATTTCCACTCGGGCATCCTGGCCATCCGCGCCGCCGTCTCGGCCAAGGTGAACATCACCTACAAAATCCTGTTCAACGATGCGGTAGCCATGACGGGCGGCCAGGAATTCGACGGTCCGCTATCGCCGGCGATTATCTCTCGCCAGATCGCCGCCGAAGGCGTCGGTCCCATCATCGTCGTCACCGACGAGCCGGAAAAATACCCGTCCGATTACGCCTGGGCCGAAGGCGTGACCGTGCGCCACCGTTCGGAACTGATGGACGTGCAGCGTGAACTGCGCGACATGCCCGGCGTGTCGGCCATGATCTACGACCAGACCTGCGCGTCGGAAAAACGCCGCCGCCGCAAACGCAATGAATACCCGGACCCGGCCAAGCGCGCCGTCATCAACGAAGCCGTCTGCGAAGGCTGCGGCGACTGCTCCGTGCAATCGAACTGCCTGTCGGTGGAACCGCTGGAAACGGAACTGGGGCGCAAGCGCCAGATCAACCAGTCGTCCTGCAACAAGGATTTCTCGTGCACGACGGGCTTTTGCCCAAGTTTTGTCACGGTGGAAGGCGGCGGCTTGAAAAAGCCGAAGAAAGCCGCTGCCGCCGACAAGGACGCACCAGCCGCGCCGGCCTTGCCGACGCCAAGCATTCCTTCGACGGCCGAGCCGTTCGGCATCCTGGTCACCGGCATCGGCGGCACGGGCGTCGTCACCGTCGGCCAGATCCTGGCCATGGCGGCGCACGTGGAAGGCAAGGGCTGTTCCGTGCTCGACATGAGCGGCCTGGCGCAAAAGGGCGGCCCCGTGATGTCGCACGTGCGCCTGGCGGATCGCCAGCAAGATATCCACTCGACGCGCGTCGGCACCGGCGCGGCTGATCTCGTCATCGGCTGTGACCTGATCGTCACGGCCAGCCGTGACGCGCTGTCGCGCATGGGCGAAGGGCGTAGCTGGGCCATGATCAACTCGACCAGCTCATCGACGGCCGCCTTCGTGAAAAACCCGGACTGGCAATTCCCCGGTGCGTCCGCGCGTATGGAAATCGAAAAGGCCTGCGGCAGCGACCATGTGGACTTCATCGACGCGGGCCAGATCGCCACGGCGCTGATGGGCGACTCGATCGCGACGAACATGTTCATGCTGGGCTATGCCTGGCAAAAGGGCAAAGTGCCATTGAGCGAAGCGGCCATCATGAAGGCCATCGACCTGAACAACGTCTCGGTGGCGTTCAACAAGGCCGCCTTCAACTGGGGCCGCGCCGGTGCGCATGACGCGGCCAGCCTGGTGCGCATGACAACGCCCGCCAAGGTGGTGGAATTCAAGCGCATCGACACGCTCGACGACATCATCGAAAAGCGGGTCGCCCTGCTGACGGCCTACCAGGATCGCGCGTATGCGCAGCAGTACCTGGACTTCATCAGCCAGGTGCGCGCGGCCGAAAGCGCCCTGAATGGCCCGCACTTGCGCCTGACGGAAGCCGTGGCCCGCTACTTCTACAAGCTGATGGCCTACAAGGACGAGTATGAAGTGGCGCGCCTGTACACGGACGGCGCCTTCCAGGCGAAGATCGCCGCCATGTTCGAAGGCGACATCAAGCTCAAGTTCCACCTGGCGCCGCCTATCATGGCGAAAACGGATGCGCAGGGTCATTTGATCAAGAAGGAATATGGCCCGTGGATGCTGAAGGCTTTCGGCGTGCTGGCCAAAATGAAAGGCTTGCGCGGCACGGCCTTCGACGTGTTCGGCCATACGGCCGAGCGCAAGACGGAGCGCGCGCTGATTCTTGAATATCGCGCGACGGTGGGTAGCTTGCTGCCGAAACTGACGACGGCCAAGCTGGCGCAAGCCGTGGCCATTGCCAGCATCCCGGAAGACATCCGCGGCTATGGCCACGTGAAGGAGCGTCATTTGAAGGCGGCGAAAGAGAAGGAAGCCAGTTTGCTGATCGCCTTCAACGCGCCGACGCCGCTGCCGCCCGTCGTGGCAGCGCCCGTGGCAGCCACCGTGGCGTGA